The following proteins come from a genomic window of Anaerolineae bacterium:
- a CDS encoding GAF domain-containing sensor histidine kinase, with product MGLGWQYRANSAGVTGQQIRWVVFGALLAGGLGFIFYILPGALGMEQMNPNLMGLIVLIFPLAVAVAIVQYNLFDIDAILNRTLVYGALTVSTMGLYVFLVGYVGNLFQARERSLIAFLATGLVAILFQPLRERLQRSVNRLMYGERDDPVAVLSKLGQRLEAAITPTRVLPGIVETVAQALKLPYAAIELRQEDDYKPAAAFGLPTATIERLPLIYQADTIGYLAVAPRGPGESFSPADMKLLKNVAHQAGTAVYAVQLTTALQHSRQQLVTAREEERRRLRRDLHDGLGPQLASQMLTIDAIGKLLKREPARAESLLQDLKHQAQTAIGDIRRLVYDLRPPTLDDLGLVAALGEGARHYQQSGLQITIDAPEHLPPLPAAVEVAAYRIAQEALTNVVRHAQAATCQVRLGLDDANGNGRGLRLEIQDDGRGLPPQHRAGVGSQAMRERVMELGGRFVIESRKSRGTRVSVWLPLLEENA from the coding sequence GTGGGTTTAGGGTGGCAATATCGGGCCAATTCAGCCGGCGTTACCGGCCAGCAGATTCGCTGGGTGGTTTTTGGCGCTCTGTTAGCCGGAGGACTCGGCTTTATTTTTTACATTTTGCCCGGCGCGCTTGGCATGGAACAGATGAACCCTAATCTAATGGGGCTGATTGTGCTGATTTTTCCCCTGGCGGTGGCTGTGGCCATTGTGCAGTACAATCTGTTTGATATTGACGCCATTCTCAACCGGACGCTGGTCTACGGCGCTCTCACGGTTAGCACAATGGGGCTTTACGTTTTCCTTGTCGGCTACGTTGGCAACCTCTTTCAGGCCCGCGAGCGCTCGCTCATTGCTTTTCTGGCGACCGGCTTGGTCGCCATCCTCTTTCAACCTCTACGCGAGCGTTTACAGCGTTCGGTCAATCGGTTAATGTATGGCGAGCGAGACGACCCGGTAGCCGTGCTTTCAAAATTAGGGCAGCGCCTGGAAGCGGCCATCACGCCAACCAGAGTATTGCCGGGTATTGTGGAGACTGTGGCTCAGGCGTTGAAACTACCTTATGCCGCCATTGAATTGCGGCAGGAGGATGATTATAAACCAGCGGCCGCCTTCGGCTTGCCCACGGCAACGATCGAACGGCTACCGCTAATTTACCAGGCGGATACCATCGGTTATTTGGCGGTGGCCCCGCGCGGTCCCGGCGAGTCCTTCAGCCCGGCGGATATGAAGCTGCTGAAAAACGTCGCCCATCAGGCTGGGACGGCGGTCTACGCCGTTCAACTCACCACTGCTCTGCAACATTCACGTCAACAATTGGTCACGGCTCGTGAGGAAGAGCGTCGTCGGCTGCGGAGAGATTTACACGATGGTCTTGGGCCTCAGTTAGCCAGCCAAATGTTGACCATTGACGCCATTGGCAAACTTTTGAAACGAGAACCGGCCCGGGCCGAAAGCCTTTTGCAAGACCTCAAACATCAGGCCCAAACCGCCATTGGCGACATTCGACGCCTAGTTTACGATTTGCGGCCACCAACACTTGATGACCTGGGGCTGGTGGCGGCGTTGGGCGAAGGGGCCAGGCATTATCAGCAGAGCGGATTACAGATCACCATTGACGCGCCGGAGCATCTTCCCCCTTTGCCTGCCGCCGTTGAAGTGGCCGCCTACCGCATTGCCCAGGAGGCGCTCACTAACGTTGTTCGCCACGCGCAGGCCGCTACTTGCCAGGTCCGGCTCGGCCTCGACGATGCCAACGGCAATGGTCGGGGACTGCGTCTGGAAATTCAGGATGATGGCCGGGGCTTGCCACCACAGCATCGAGCCGGGGTGGGCAGCCAGGCAATGCGCGAACGGGTGATGGAACTTGGCGGCCGTTTTGTGATTGAATCCCGGAAGAGTAGAGGAACCCGGGTTTCTGTCTGGCTGCCGCTGCTTGAGGAGAACGCATGA